One genomic region from Mycobacterium basiliense encodes:
- a CDS encoding class I SAM-dependent methyltransferase — MRILPESKSVTEYYGHQRPEMLRFIPPDAQRVLELGCGEGVFGAAIKDSTGAEVWGIEYNEEAAQRAGGILDHVLAGDANQRIAELPDDYFDAVICNDVLEHLVDPRDTLTRVRCKLNPRGVVVASIPNIRYLPALGKVVFRRDFPQEDFGIFDRTHLRFFTRSSMVRMFEDAGYSMRRIKGINPFLGPFGALFIALSLGHFADGVFLQYACVAEKRELAT; from the coding sequence ATGCGCATATTGCCGGAATCAAAAAGTGTCACCGAGTATTACGGTCACCAGCGGCCCGAGATGTTGCGCTTCATTCCCCCCGACGCCCAGCGCGTGCTCGAACTCGGTTGCGGCGAAGGCGTATTCGGCGCCGCGATCAAGGACAGCACCGGTGCGGAAGTTTGGGGCATCGAGTACAACGAAGAAGCCGCACAGCGCGCCGGCGGCATCCTTGATCATGTCCTGGCCGGTGACGCGAACCAGCGGATCGCCGAGTTACCCGACGACTACTTTGACGCAGTGATCTGCAACGACGTGCTAGAGCACTTGGTGGATCCGCGTGACACCCTCACTAGGGTTAGGTGCAAGCTCAACCCTCGCGGTGTTGTAGTTGCCTCGATTCCGAACATCCGCTACTTGCCCGCGCTGGGCAAGGTGGTATTCCGAAGAGACTTCCCGCAGGAGGACTTTGGCATCTTCGACCGCACACATCTGCGCTTCTTCACGCGCAGCAGCATGGTGCGGATGTTCGAGGACGCGGGCTATTCCATGCGGCGCATCAAAGGCATCAATCCCTTCTTGGGGCCTTTCGGCGCGTTGTTCATCGCTTTGAGCTTGGGCCACTTCGCCGATGGAGTTTTCCTGCAGTACGCGTGTGTCGCCGAAAAACGAGAACTGGCAACATGA
- the pks2 gene encoding sulfolipid-1 biosynthesis phthioceranic/hydroxyphthioceranic acid synthase, translating into MTPVAVIGMACRLPGGIGSPEKLWEALLRGDDMVTEIPADRWDADEYYDPEPGVPGRTVCKWGAFLDNVGEFDPEFFGITEKEATAIDPQHRLLLETAWEAMEHGGLTPEKMAESLTGVFVGLNHGDYQFVHVDANTFDGPYGNTGTNGCFASGRISYALRLHGPAVTVDTACSSSLYATHLACRSLTDGESDLAFAAGVYVMLEPRRFASGSAQNMLSPTGHCHAFDVAADGFVSGEGSVVLLLKRLPDAQRDGDRILAVLRGTAANQDGHTVNIATPSAEAQSTVYRAALAAADVDPGSIGLVEAHGTGTPVGDPIEFESLADVYGINRPCALTSAKPNFGHMQAGAGALGLMKAILALQHGVIPRNLHFTRLPDAMAAIQTGLFVPREVTPWPSTGDEVRRAAVSSYGISGTNVHAIVEQAPETCPSDAPSTPASDSDLIYVLSSTSAEGLRVTAGQLADWIDAQAPELAVSDLAYTLARRRGYRPVRTAVVARGAAELSAALREIAQDETPYQAAVGQDDRGPVWIFSGQGSQWAAMGADLLANEPVFAATIAELEPLIARESGFSVTEAMTAAETVTGIDRVQPTLFAVQVALAATMKSYGVQPGAIIGHSLGESAAAVAAGALSMEDGAKVICRRSRLMNRISGSGAMASVELPAPQVLSELMGRGINDVVVAVVASPQSTVIGGATETVRELVAAWEQREVMAREVAVDVASHSPQVDPILDDLYEVLSDIEPLTPEVPYYSATLFDPREEPYCDASYWVDNLRHTVRFGAAVQAALEDGFRVFAELAPHPLLTRAVEKTAESLDMPAAALAGMRREQPLPHGLRGLLADLHSAGAAVDFSVLYPTGQLVDAPLSAWTHRSLLLNPAGQEHQAQGGSSVVVHPLLGSHVLLPEEPERHVWQANVGTEALPWLADHQIHSAPALPGAAYCEMALAAARTILGDAAEVRDVRFEQMLLLDEETPLSAVGSVKSPGVVDFVVETFQEGSAVRRGGAVLHATDDENQPPAYDIPGLVAAHARTEDGEELRLRFDEHGVQYGPAFTGLGAAHIADGAVSSVLAEVALPGAMRSQQRAYAIHPALLDACFQAVGAHPDVQVAGNGGLMLPLGVRRIRAHASTRNAHYCYARITNADTAAVEADLDVLDEHGNVLVAVHGLQLGTGVSEDGNRDRVLNERLLTIEWQERDLPELDAADTGAWLLINTSDAAEMVATELTDALKLHDVQCATFSWTQDADHAASAERLRSQLNAGGFHNAVILVKPDNGIRDENSGVQGVECVRHLVRVVRELPEVTGEAPRLFVLTRGAQTVLGGESANLEQAGVRGLLRVIGAEHPHLHTTHIDVDEHTGVEQVARQLLSGSEEDETAWRHGQWYTARLSPMPLRPEERKTTVVDHGCEGMRLQIRTPGDLQTMEFVAFDRPAPGPGQIEVAVSASSINFADVLVTFGRYNSPDGQMPQLGTDFAGVITAVGPDVRDHRVGDRVGGMSPHGCWATFVTCDARLATPIPAGLSDAQAAAVTTAHATAWYGLHDLGRIRAGDKVLIHSGTGGVGQAAIAIARAAGADIYATAGSPQRRQLLHDMGIEHVYDSRSIDFAEAIRADTDGYGVDIVLNSLTGAAQRAGLELLAWGGRFIEIGKRDIYGDTKMGLFPFRRNLSFYGVDLGMMSITHPHLIRQLLTTVYQHTADALLPMPHTTHYPLADAATAVRVMGAADHTGKLLLDIPRTGSSAVVLPPDQVPVFRTDGSYLITGGLGGLGLFLAEKMATAGAGRIVLSSRSAPSQKALETIELIRSIGSDVVVECGDIAHPATAARLVANATATGLPLRGVLHAAAVVEDATLTNITDELLDRDWAPKVYGAWHLHHATTDQPLDWFCSFSSAAALLGSPGQGAYAAANSWLDAFTHWRHSQNLPATAIAWGPWAEIGRAIALAESSDAAIAPDEGAHAFQTLLRHNRTYTGYAPIIGAPWVVAFAERSRFAEAFKALEQGRSGTSKFRAELATLPLEEWPGQLRRLVSEQVSLILRRTIDPDRQLSEYGLDSLGNLELRTRVQSETGIRISSTDITTVRGLADHLFTQLAPEEAATSS; encoded by the coding sequence ATGACGCCCGTCGCGGTAATCGGCATGGCATGCCGCTTGCCCGGTGGTATCGGCTCCCCAGAAAAGCTGTGGGAAGCGTTGCTCCGGGGCGACGACATGGTCACCGAGATACCCGCTGATCGTTGGGACGCCGACGAGTACTACGACCCCGAGCCAGGCGTGCCTGGCCGGACGGTGTGCAAGTGGGGCGCCTTCCTCGACAACGTCGGCGAGTTCGATCCGGAGTTCTTCGGGATCACCGAAAAGGAAGCCACCGCGATCGATCCGCAGCACCGATTGCTCCTGGAAACCGCGTGGGAAGCTATGGAACACGGCGGTCTGACCCCGGAAAAGATGGCCGAGTCGCTGACTGGCGTGTTTGTCGGACTCAATCACGGCGACTACCAATTCGTACACGTTGACGCAAACACCTTCGACGGGCCATACGGCAACACCGGAACCAATGGCTGCTTCGCATCGGGGCGTATTTCCTATGCGCTGCGGCTGCACGGGCCGGCCGTCACCGTAGACACCGCTTGTTCTTCCAGCTTGTACGCAACCCACCTGGCCTGCCGAAGCTTGACCGACGGGGAAAGCGATCTCGCTTTCGCAGCAGGTGTTTACGTGATGCTTGAGCCACGCAGGTTCGCCTCGGGATCCGCGCAAAACATGTTGTCTCCCACCGGACATTGCCATGCATTCGATGTCGCCGCAGACGGGTTCGTGTCCGGCGAAGGGTCTGTGGTGTTGCTGCTCAAGCGGCTACCGGACGCGCAACGAGACGGGGATCGGATCCTCGCCGTGCTGCGTGGCACTGCCGCCAACCAGGACGGCCACACGGTAAACATCGCGACGCCTTCGGCGGAAGCACAATCCACGGTTTACCGCGCGGCGCTGGCCGCTGCGGACGTGGACCCCGGCAGCATCGGCTTGGTTGAGGCGCACGGCACCGGCACACCCGTAGGTGACCCGATTGAATTCGAAAGTCTGGCTGACGTATACGGCATCAACCGCCCCTGCGCACTGACCTCTGCGAAACCAAATTTCGGGCACATGCAAGCGGGTGCTGGCGCTCTGGGGCTGATGAAGGCGATTCTCGCCCTGCAGCACGGCGTGATCCCGCGGAACCTGCATTTCACCCGCCTTCCTGACGCGATGGCCGCAATTCAAACTGGCCTCTTTGTGCCACGAGAGGTGACGCCTTGGCCGTCGACTGGCGACGAGGTGCGACGGGCGGCGGTGTCGTCCTATGGGATCTCCGGAACGAACGTGCACGCCATCGTCGAACAAGCACCTGAGACCTGCCCGAGCGACGCGCCGTCGACGCCGGCCAGCGACAGCGACCTGATCTATGTGCTCTCGTCCACATCCGCCGAAGGGCTACGGGTCACCGCCGGTCAGCTCGCGGACTGGATCGATGCGCAAGCGCCGGAGTTGGCGGTATCTGATCTGGCCTACACGCTCGCCCGTCGTCGGGGTTACCGACCGGTGCGCACGGCTGTAGTGGCACGTGGCGCAGCGGAATTGTCCGCGGCTTTGCGTGAAATCGCCCAAGACGAGACTCCTTATCAAGCCGCCGTCGGGCAGGACGACCGAGGTCCGGTATGGATATTTTCCGGCCAGGGCTCGCAATGGGCGGCGATGGGCGCGGACCTGCTGGCCAACGAGCCAGTCTTCGCAGCGACGATTGCCGAGCTGGAGCCGCTGATCGCCCGGGAGTCCGGGTTCTCGGTGACCGAAGCGATGACCGCAGCGGAGACAGTGACCGGCATCGACCGGGTGCAGCCGACGCTGTTCGCCGTGCAGGTGGCGCTGGCGGCCACGATGAAGTCTTACGGGGTGCAACCCGGAGCGATCATCGGGCACTCCCTCGGAGAGTCTGCCGCGGCCGTTGCCGCGGGCGCGCTGTCCATGGAAGACGGGGCGAAGGTGATCTGTCGGCGATCGCGGCTGATGAACCGTATCTCCGGTTCCGGCGCCATGGCGTCGGTGGAATTGCCTGCTCCACAGGTGCTTTCGGAGCTGATGGGTCGCGGCATCAACGACGTCGTGGTGGCGGTTGTGGCGTCGCCACAATCCACGGTGATCGGCGGTGCTACCGAGACGGTTCGCGAGCTGGTCGCGGCGTGGGAACAACGTGAGGTAATGGCCCGTGAGGTGGCCGTCGACGTCGCATCGCACTCACCGCAGGTAGACCCTATTCTCGACGACCTATACGAGGTGCTGTCCGACATCGAGCCGCTCACACCGGAGGTTCCCTACTACTCAGCAACGCTGTTCGACCCCCGCGAGGAGCCGTACTGCGATGCCAGCTACTGGGTGGATAATTTGCGCCACACGGTCCGGTTCGGGGCCGCGGTGCAAGCTGCGCTCGAGGACGGCTTCCGAGTCTTCGCCGAATTGGCACCCCACCCGCTATTGACCCGTGCGGTCGAAAAGACCGCCGAGAGTCTCGACATGCCCGCGGCCGCCTTGGCCGGCATGCGGCGCGAGCAGCCATTGCCACACGGGCTTCGCGGCCTGCTGGCGGATCTGCACAGCGCCGGTGCCGCGGTGGATTTCTCCGTGCTCTACCCCACCGGGCAGCTGGTGGACGCACCGCTATCGGCTTGGACGCACCGATCATTGTTGCTGAACCCCGCCGGGCAGGAGCATCAAGCCCAAGGCGGCTCGTCGGTGGTCGTGCACCCCCTGCTTGGCTCGCATGTACTGCTGCCGGAGGAACCGGAGCGGCATGTGTGGCAAGCCAACGTCGGCACGGAGGCGCTGCCGTGGTTGGCCGATCACCAAATCCACAGTGCCCCTGCACTTCCCGGGGCCGCATACTGCGAAATGGCCCTTGCTGCCGCGCGCACCATTCTCGGCGACGCCGCTGAGGTCCGCGACGTCCGCTTCGAGCAAATGCTGCTACTGGACGAAGAGACTCCCTTGTCGGCTGTGGGGTCGGTGAAATCACCGGGTGTTGTCGACTTCGTGGTGGAGACCTTCCAGGAGGGTAGCGCGGTCCGGCGTGGTGGGGCTGTGTTGCACGCCACCGACGATGAGAACCAACCGCCGGCCTACGACATCCCGGGTTTGGTGGCCGCCCATGCGCGCACCGAGGACGGCGAAGAGCTGCGGCTGCGGTTCGACGAGCACGGCGTTCAATATGGCCCTGCCTTCACCGGTCTGGGGGCGGCGCACATCGCGGATGGGGCGGTTAGCTCGGTGCTGGCCGAGGTCGCGCTGCCCGGTGCAATGCGGTCGCAACAGCGCGCCTACGCAATTCACCCTGCGCTACTGGATGCCTGTTTCCAGGCCGTCGGTGCCCACCCCGATGTCCAGGTGGCCGGTAACGGCGGCCTGATGTTGCCGCTGGGCGTCCGTCGGATCCGTGCCCACGCGTCCACCCGCAACGCTCACTACTGCTATGCGCGGATAACCAACGCTGACACGGCCGCGGTCGAGGCTGACTTGGATGTGCTGGATGAGCACGGGAATGTGCTGGTGGCTGTGCATGGCCTGCAGCTCGGTACCGGGGTTTCCGAAGACGGCAACCGTGATCGCGTGCTGAACGAGCGGCTGCTGACCATCGAATGGCAAGAGCGAGACCTGCCAGAACTGGACGCCGCAGACACCGGAGCGTGGCTGCTGATCAACACCTCCGATGCCGCGGAAATGGTGGCAACAGAGTTGACTGACGCGCTGAAGCTGCACGACGTGCAGTGCGCAACCTTCAGCTGGACCCAGGATGCCGATCATGCGGCCAGCGCCGAACGGCTACGAAGCCAGCTCAATGCCGGCGGGTTCCACAATGCGGTCATCCTCGTCAAGCCGGACAACGGCATTCGCGACGAGAACAGCGGCGTCCAGGGTGTCGAGTGTGTGCGGCATTTGGTGCGTGTTGTTCGTGAGTTGCCTGAGGTGACGGGTGAGGCGCCGCGGTTGTTTGTATTGACTCGGGGTGCGCAGACGGTGCTTGGGGGTGAGAGCGCTAATTTGGAGCAGGCCGGGGTGCGGGGGTTGTTGCGGGTGATTGGTGCCGAGCATCCGCATTTGCATACCACTCATATTGATGTTGATGAGCACACCGGTGTTGAGCAGGTGGCGCGTCAGTTGTTGTCGGGTTCAGAAGAAGACGAGACGGCCTGGCGTCATGGTCAGTGGTATACCGCACGGTTATCGCCGATGCCGTTGCGTCCTGAAGAACGCAAGACCACGGTGGTCGATCATGGCTGCGAGGGGATGCGGTTACAGATCCGCACCCCCGGTGATCTACAGACGATGGAATTTGTGGCCTTTGACCGTCCCGCTCCGGGCCCGGGTCAGATCGAAGTCGCCGTGAGTGCCTCGAGCATCAACTTCGCCGATGTGTTGGTCACCTTCGGGCGCTACAACTCCCCCGATGGGCAGATGCCGCAGCTGGGCACCGATTTCGCCGGGGTCATCACCGCGGTGGGCCCCGATGTCCGCGACCACCGCGTCGGTGACCGGGTCGGCGGGATGTCGCCGCACGGCTGCTGGGCCACATTTGTGACCTGTGATGCCAGACTGGCCACCCCGATCCCGGCCGGCCTTAGCGATGCGCAAGCGGCCGCGGTGACCACCGCACACGCCACCGCCTGGTACGGCCTGCACGACCTAGGCCGCATCCGCGCCGGCGATAAAGTCCTCATCCACTCCGGAACCGGCGGGGTCGGCCAGGCCGCGATCGCGATCGCGCGCGCGGCCGGAGCCGACATCTATGCCACCGCGGGCAGCCCCCAACGCCGCCAACTGCTCCACGACATGGGCATCGAACACGTCTATGACTCCCGCAGCATCGACTTCGCCGAGGCCATCCGCGCCGACACCGACGGCTACGGGGTAGACATCGTGCTCAACTCCCTAACCGGTGCGGCCCAACGCGCCGGACTGGAATTGCTGGCCTGGGGCGGACGGTTCATCGAAATCGGCAAACGCGACATCTACGGCGACACCAAAATGGGCCTGTTCCCGTTCCGGCGCAACCTGTCCTTCTACGGTGTGGACCTCGGGATGATGTCGATCACCCATCCCCACCTGATCCGCCAACTATTGACCACCGTCTACCAACACACCGCCGACGCGCTACTCCCCATGCCCCACACCACCCACTACCCCCTAGCCGATGCCGCCACCGCCGTACGCGTAATGGGCGCCGCCGACCACACCGGCAAACTACTGCTCGACATCCCCCGCACCGGAAGCAGCGCAGTGGTCCTGCCCCCCGACCAGGTCCCAGTGTTTCGCACCGACGGCTCCTACCTGATCACCGGCGGCCTCGGCGGACTAGGACTTTTCCTAGCCGAAAAAATGGCTACCGCCGGCGCCGGACGCATCGTCTTAAGCTCCCGATCAGCCCCCAGCCAAAAAGCCCTCGAAACCATCGAACTGATCCGCTCCATCGGCTCCGATGTCGTGGTCGAATGCGGCGACATCGCCCACCCCGCCACCGCAGCACGACTAGTCGCCAACGCCACCGCCACCGGACTCCCCCTGCGCGGGGTCCTCCACGCCGCCGCCGTAGTCGAAGACGCCACCCTCACCAACATCACCGACGAACTCCTCGACCGCGACTGGGCCCCCAAGGTCTACGGTGCCTGGCACCTCCACCACGCCACCACCGACCAACCCCTGGACTGGTTCTGCTCCTTCTCCTCAGCAGCAGCCCTCCTCGGCTCCCCCGGCCAAGGCGCCTACGCCGCGGCCAACAGCTGGCTCGACGCCTTCACCCACTGGCGGCACTCCCAAAACCTGCCCGCCACCGCCATCGCCTGGGGCCCCTGGGCCGAAATCGGACGCGCCATCGCCCTCGCCGAAAGCAGCGACGCCGCCATCGCCCCCGACGAAGGCGCCCACGCATTCCAAACCCTGCTCCGCCACAACCGCACCTACACCGGCTACGCCCCGATCATCGGAGCGCCGTGGGTGGTTGCGTTTGCAGAACGGAGTCGGTTCGCCGAGGCCTTCAAGGCTTTGGAGCAGGGCCGTTCGGGCACCAGCAAGTTCCGCGCGGAACTGGCCACCCTACCGTTGGAAGAGTGGCCCGGCCAGCTGCGGCGACTGGTATCCGAACAGGTCAGCCTGATCCTGCGGCGCACCATCGATCCCGACCGCCAGCTCTCCGAGTACGGGCTGGACTCACTGGGCAACCTGGAACTGCGCACCCGCGTTCAATCGGAAACGGGGATCCGGATCAGCTCCACCGACATCACCACGGTGCGGGGTTTGGCCGACCACCTGTTTACACAGCTGGCGCCGGAAGAAGCCGCAACGTCTTCGTGA
- a CDS encoding AMP-binding protein, translated as MVESSLPAVLRERASLVPNQTALTFIDYEQDWDGVEKTLTWSQLYRQMLGVAEHLKERASAGDRAVILAPQGLEYIVSFLAALQAGIIPVPLSVPYGGVHDERTVSVVGDTSPAVILTTSSVINYVGGYGEAQPGKPAPSIIEVDLLDLDSRKGSSSRPGLRAPADDGSNPIYLQYTSGSTRMPAGVMVTNRNLFANFEQIMDAYYRAFGNVAPPDTTVVSWLPFYHDMGFILGIVFPVLAGVPAVLTSPIGFLQRPARWMQLLASNTRAYTAAPNFAFDLASRKTTDEDMAGLDLGGVLHILNGSERVQPVSLKRFADRFAPFNLDPAVIRPSYGMAEATVYVATRAPGEPPKIVSFDSEKLPAGEAKQCASGTPLVSYGVPEQQTVRIVDPDTSLECPEGSVGEIWVHGRNVGIGYWQRPEVSETIFRAQIVNPSEGTPVGPWLRTGDSGFFSDGELFIIGRIKDLLIVYGRNHSPDDIEATIQEVTPGRCAAIAVPDRGAGAEKLVAIIELKKRDDSEEDAADRLSVVKREVISAISKSHGLSVADLVLVSPGSIPITTSGKVRRAQCVELYRQDEFTRLDA; from the coding sequence GTGGTTGAGTCTTCGCTACCTGCCGTGCTGCGCGAGCGCGCCAGTCTGGTGCCAAACCAGACGGCGCTCACCTTCATCGACTACGAGCAGGATTGGGACGGCGTCGAAAAGACGCTGACATGGTCGCAGTTGTATCGCCAGATGCTGGGCGTTGCCGAACATCTCAAGGAACGCGCGTCAGCGGGCGATCGCGCTGTGATACTGGCGCCGCAGGGACTTGAATATATCGTCAGTTTCCTGGCCGCGTTGCAGGCCGGAATTATCCCCGTTCCGCTCTCGGTGCCGTATGGCGGTGTTCACGATGAGCGAACCGTTTCGGTGGTCGGTGATACATCTCCGGCCGTCATTCTCACGACGTCGTCGGTGATCAACTACGTCGGCGGGTACGGGGAGGCGCAGCCTGGAAAGCCGGCGCCGTCGATAATCGAAGTTGATTTGTTGGACCTGGATTCCCGGAAGGGCTCGTCCAGTCGGCCCGGCCTGCGGGCACCAGCCGATGACGGATCCAATCCTATTTATTTGCAATACACTTCGGGATCCACGCGGATGCCTGCGGGGGTCATGGTTACCAACAGGAATCTGTTCGCCAACTTCGAGCAGATCATGGATGCCTACTACCGGGCCTTCGGGAATGTCGCCCCGCCGGACACCACCGTGGTGTCGTGGCTTCCGTTTTATCACGACATGGGATTTATTCTGGGAATCGTATTTCCGGTACTTGCGGGCGTCCCCGCCGTATTGACCAGTCCGATTGGGTTCTTGCAGCGACCAGCGCGGTGGATGCAATTATTGGCAAGCAACACGCGCGCATATACTGCGGCGCCAAATTTCGCGTTTGATTTGGCATCGCGCAAGACGACGGACGAGGATATGGCCGGGTTGGACCTCGGCGGAGTGCTGCATATTCTCAATGGAAGTGAGCGGGTGCAGCCGGTCAGCCTGAAGCGCTTCGCCGATCGATTCGCGCCCTTCAACCTTGACCCCGCGGTCATACGGCCTTCGTATGGGATGGCGGAAGCAACGGTGTATGTGGCAACCCGTGCCCCGGGCGAACCGCCCAAAATTGTCTCATTCGACTCCGAGAAGCTTCCTGCCGGCGAGGCCAAGCAGTGTGCAAGCGGGACACCGCTGGTCAGCTACGGTGTGCCAGAGCAGCAGACGGTGCGGATCGTGGATCCAGACACCTCGCTCGAGTGTCCCGAGGGCTCGGTCGGTGAGATCTGGGTGCATGGGCGCAACGTGGGAATCGGCTATTGGCAGCGGCCCGAAGTATCGGAAACCATATTCCGTGCCCAGATAGTCAATCCCTCGGAGGGCACACCCGTGGGGCCCTGGCTGCGAACCGGAGATTCGGGCTTCTTCTCGGACGGGGAACTCTTCATCATCGGCCGTATTAAGGATCTCTTGATTGTCTACGGCCGCAACCATTCTCCCGACGATATCGAAGCGACGATCCAAGAGGTTACGCCAGGTCGATGTGCCGCCATAGCGGTTCCCGATCGGGGCGCAGGTGCTGAGAAGCTGGTCGCCATTATCGAGCTCAAGAAGCGAGACGACTCGGAAGAAGACGCGGCCGACAGGCTGAGTGTCGTCAAACGTGAAGTCATCTCGGCGATATCGAAGTCGCACGGGCTGAGCGTGGCTGATCTGGTGCTGGTTTCGCCAGGATCCATTCCGATCACGACGAGCGGCAAGGTCAGACGAGCACAGTGTGTTGAGCTCTACAGACAGGACGAGTTCACTCGCCTGGACGCCTAG